Proteins co-encoded in one Megalops cyprinoides isolate fMegCyp1 chromosome 1, fMegCyp1.pri, whole genome shotgun sequence genomic window:
- the dcaf15 gene encoding DDB1- and CUL4-associated factor 15 — translation MAPSSKSEKDENKQKTQRKRKEHIVKLLNRGKLSGQLSQRLFRKLPPRVCVPLKNIVSEEFLRAGHIFLGFTKCGRYVLSYTSDCGEDDDFSFYTYHLYWWEFNLLSRLKQVHHVRLFAGEDIYSDLYLTVCEWPNDHSKIVIFGFNTRSSSSVLMNLMMSDENNRDIYITIASMPPSRPCAQCCPPPTSTIRTGGGECLEHGFVLNSRYQVVYPFPTFQPAFQLKKDQVILLNTSYSLVACAVSLCPGEEQGESSQILYRKRAARSGPPPAGPPSSAQGSPDSRPDSTKQCPSPASPDQSQAAARAREFAADIFRRAQGRAADAERPAEVGKRSGERGGDTERVSEAENGSRDRGERGGERDSEKKEGTDSDRQGDREAGTESTSPGPSRGPEDTVPCDTVLSPSSTSSSSCLSPRYPQDPVSTEPGYVNYTCLKYCLQQPGAPEQDSDYEDDKVQLPFSVTDLKGRSLQLVTGQNHGQCVCVEQLTLDFEYVINEVIRNDASWAPQFCSFSDYDVVILEVCPETNTVVINIGLLLLAFSKAEEEHCRPNTYHSSVQVCWDLNTGVCRTVGIDDLTEVKGQTSGSVWSSYRKSCVNTVMKWLVPESSSRYINRMTNEALHKGSSLEVLADSDRGTWIVLPTDTLQTPLSAGL, via the exons ttGTCAGGTCAGCTCTCGCAGCGTTTGTTCCGGAAGCTTCCTCCCCGCGTCTGCGTACCCCTCAAGAACATCGTCAGCGAGGAGTTCCTGAGAGCTGG GCACATTTTCCTGGGTTTCACCAAGTGCGGCCGCTATGTGCTGTCCTACACTAGCGACTGTGGCGAGGACGACGACTTCTCCTTCTACACCTACCACCTGTACTGGTGGGAGTTCAACCTGCTCAGTCGCCTCAAACAG GTGCACCATGTGCGATTGTTTGCAGGTGAGGATATCTACAGTGACCTCTACCTGACCGTGTGTGAATGGCCCAACGATCATTCCAAAATAGTCATCTTTGGCTTCAA cacCCGCAGCTCCAGTTCGGTTCTGATGAACCTGATGATGAGTGATGAGAATAACCGGGATATCTACATCACCATCGCCTCCATGCCCCCCTCGAGGCCCTGTGCCCAGTGCTGCCCCCCACCGACCTCCACCATACGCACAG GAGGCGGAGAGTGCCTGGAACACGGCTTTGTGCTCAACTCGCGCTATCAGGTGGTGTACCCCTTCCCCACCTTCCAGCCGGCCTTCCAGCTGAAGAAGGACCAGGTGATCCTGCTTAACACCAGCTACTCGCTGGTGGCGTgcgctgtgtctctctgcccaG GCGAGGAGCAGGGGGAGTCTAGTCAGATCCTGTACAGGAAGCGGGCGGCCCGATCGGGCCCACCCCCCGCTGGCCCCCCCTCCTCCGCTCAGGGTTCACCTGACAGCAGGCCAGATTCCACTAAGCAATGCCCCTCCCCAGCCTCTCCTGACCAATCGCAGGCCGCAGCCCGGGCCCGGGAATTTGCAGCAGACATCTTCAGAAGAGCCCAAGGGAGGGCGGCTGATGCCGAGAGACCGGCCGAGGTGGGGAAAAgaagtggagagagggggggcgaCACGGAGAGAGTATCAGAGGCAGAGAAcgggagcagagacagaggagagaggggcggagAGAGGGACTCCGAAAAGAAAGAGGGCACGGACTCGGACAGGCAGGGGGATCGTGAGGCTGGAACTGAGAGCACGAGCCCTGGACCATCGCGGGGGCCGGAGGACACCGTTCCCTGCGACACTGTGCTGTCACCGTCTTCTACCTCGTcgtcttcctgtctgtcccctCGCTACCCCCAGGACCCTGTCTCCACAGAGCCTGGCTACGTGAACTACACTTGTCTGAAGTACTGCCTGCAGCAGCCAGGCGCCCCAGAGCAGGACAGCG ACTATGAGGATGACAAAGTCCAGCTGCCGTTCAGTGTGACTGACCTGAAGGGCCGCAGCCTGCAGCTGGTTACAGGACAAAACCACGgccag TGCGTGTGCGTGGAGCAGCTGACTCTGGACTTTGAGTACGTGATCAACGAGGTGATTCGGAACGACGCTTCGTGGGCGCCGCAGTTCTGCTCCTTCAGTGACTACGACGTGGTCATACTGGAG gtgtgtCCAGAGACAAACACAGTGGTGATAAATATCGGGCttctgctgctggccttctccAAAGCTGAGGAGGagcactgcag GCCCAACACCTACCACTCCAGCGTGCAGGTGTGCTGGGACCTCAACACAGGGGTGTGTCGCACTGTGGGCATCGATGACCTCACCGAGGTGAAGGGCCAGACCAG CGGCAGCGTGTGGAGCTCGTACAGGAAGTCCTGCGTGAACACAGTGATGAAGTGGCTGGTTCCAGAGAGCAGCTCCCGCTACATCAACCGCATGACCAACGAGGCCCTGCACAAAG ggtCATCCCTAGAAGTGCTGGCTGACAGTGACCGAGGCACCTGGATCGTGCT tccCACAGACACCCTGCAGACCCCCCTCTCAGCTGGGCTCTGA